CGCCGCGGCCGGTGACGCCCACCACCGCATCGAGCGCCTTGCTGGCCGCCAGGTGGTGGCTCACCGGGCAGATGCCGCACAGGCGCTGCACCATCACCGGCACCTCCCAATACGGCCGGCCGACGATGAACTGCTCGAAGCCGCGAAACTCGACGATGTGCAGCCGCGCCTGCTGCACGCGGCCGGCCTCATCGAGCAGCAGGGTCACCTTGCCATGGCCCTCGACGCGCGAGACCGGGTCGATGGCCACGCGGCGCAGGCGCTCGGGGTGGGCGGCGGTTTCCAGGTCGAAGGGCATGGGCTTCAGTCGTAGTGCATCAGGCCATGGCCCAGCTGCGGTGTGCGGCCGGCCATCAGGTCGGTGAGGAACTGCCAGAACGCATCGGCGCTGGGCGGGCAGCCCGGCAGGCTGTAGTCGATGTGCACCACCTCGTGGATCGGGTGCACGCGGTTCAGCGGCAGCGGCAGCTCGGGGTCATCGGGCACCTGCGCGCCAGCGGCCAGGCCGTCGCGCTGCTGGTACACGGCGCGCAGCAGCTCGTCGATGCGCAGGTGGTTGCGCTGCGCCGGCAGGCCGCCGTTGATGGCGCAGGCGCCCACGGCCACCAGCGTC
This portion of the Aquabacterium sp. OR-4 genome encodes:
- a CDS encoding NADP oxidoreductase, producing MNAAPPPAPRKLRLATVSLAGCFGCHMSFLDIDERLFALIERVEFDRSPLTDLKAVGRCDIGLVEGGLCNAENVQVLREFRAHCKTLVAVGACAINGGLPAQRNHLRIDELLRAVYQQRDGLAAGAQVPDDPELPLPLNRVHPIHEVVHIDYSLPGCPPSADAFWQFLTDLMAGRTPQLGHGLMHYD